Proteins found in one Thalassomonas actiniarum genomic segment:
- a CDS encoding phosphatidylinositol-specific phospholipase C domain-containing protein → MFKGNKKLLTATLSSILIVPTSFAINLDNVEWEREAFLEQNKIENRYATVSESTILQAHNAYNSTDYGYSIDPNHRYTFTEMVELGARSLEIDMYTTTGDRIIVCHGLCDYVGDDLLDRFLTRIVNASNNNDDYTPILIQIEKGNDDIQGRLADIIATVPDFADKLYTPLDRPGFDPDNDRLEADEFILDEIRDAGKLFMFYGGGVGSSNNQSYRNTVFNLGPKKEEKNTGNLEAEGMCNLDHTQMYRVVEDHTNIGRTSPRRVYGYQELREAMDCGVNMFGLDSNEWSWVTTTRLNELVWSWKNGLPNSDGQHCAIIRAADAENQELGYFTDLSCETTKRALCKSSAGDWAVTDTTSSWATSISNCTNEYGSDYTFSMPVSKVELAAANEAIRESNDRKGYTGGTQTNVWIDYAKRTEMRIHNVWTPFATRFYFDRLTTPGKG, encoded by the coding sequence ATGTTTAAAGGAAATAAAAAGTTATTAACCGCTACATTATCATCAATATTGATTGTCCCAACGTCTTTTGCAATAAATTTAGACAATGTCGAATGGGAGCGAGAGGCATTTCTTGAACAAAACAAGATAGAAAATCGTTACGCTACCGTATCAGAGTCAACCATACTCCAAGCACACAATGCATATAATTCAACAGACTACGGCTACTCGATAGACCCTAATCATCGCTATACTTTTACAGAGATGGTGGAATTAGGCGCAAGGTCGCTAGAGATAGATATGTACACCACAACAGGCGACAGAATTATAGTTTGCCATGGGTTGTGTGACTATGTCGGTGATGATCTTCTTGATCGATTTCTAACCAGAATTGTTAATGCCTCAAACAACAATGATGACTATACCCCTATTCTTATTCAAATCGAAAAAGGCAACGACGATATACAAGGCAGGCTGGCTGACATAATCGCTACTGTTCCAGATTTTGCAGACAAGCTCTATACCCCTCTCGATAGACCTGGGTTTGATCCCGACAATGATCGCCTTGAAGCAGATGAGTTTATTCTTGATGAGATCAGGGATGCTGGAAAGCTGTTCATGTTTTATGGCGGAGGTGTTGGCAGTAGCAATAATCAGTCATACCGCAATACGGTATTTAATTTAGGGCCAAAAAAGGAAGAAAAGAATACTGGCAACCTTGAAGCTGAAGGTATGTGTAACCTTGACCATACACAAATGTACCGAGTTGTTGAGGATCATACTAACATAGGTAGAACAAGCCCACGTAGAGTATATGGTTATCAGGAGCTAAGGGAGGCAATGGATTGCGGCGTCAATATGTTTGGCCTTGATAGTAATGAATGGTCATGGGTAACAACGACTCGACTTAATGAACTCGTCTGGAGCTGGAAAAATGGGCTGCCAAACAGCGATGGTCAGCATTGTGCAATTATACGAGCTGCTGATGCCGAAAACCAGGAGTTAGGCTATTTTACAGATCTCAGTTGTGAAACGACAAAGCGTGCTTTGTGTAAGAGCTCAGCAGGTGACTGGGCCGTTACAGATACTACCAGCAGCTGGGCTACGTCCATATCAAACTGTACTAATGAATATGGCTCCGACTATACGTTTTCTATGCCGGTCTCAAAGGTTGAATTGGCAGCTGCAAATGAGGCAATAAGAGAGAGTAATGACAGGAAGGGTTATACGGGAGGGACTCAAACCAATGTATGGATAGATTACGCAAAAAGAACAGAAATGCGTATTCATAATGTCTGGACACCTTTTGCTACAAGGTTTTACTTTGACCGGCTTACAACTCCGGGTAAAGGATAG